In Rutidosis leptorrhynchoides isolate AG116_Rl617_1_P2 chromosome 2, CSIRO_AGI_Rlap_v1, whole genome shotgun sequence, one genomic interval encodes:
- the LOC139890935 gene encoding ABSCISIC ACID-INSENSITIVE 5-like protein 4 codes for MNMDEILKNIWTSEETQAMAPISNFGANFQKQGSLNLPQTLGQKMVDEVWKDLHKDVNFIKEPNLQPQEKQPTLCEMTLEDFLHKAGVVGETTLENKLASGLKNVNSNQVFHQNPVVNESKHEDKRQKIIPKQAAFNFTSSLNVVTNPQLGSFVSGKKSLSNLFQNSNLETSTTSYTYGERVVHERKRSGILEKVVERRQKRMIKNRESASRSRARKQAYTLELEAEVAKLKELNHKLLKKQEEIMESQKFQLPEKVKYWGNRRLCLRRTLTGPW; via the exons ATGAATATGGATGAAATTCTAAAGAACATTTGGACATCTGAAGAGACTCAAGCAATGGCACCAATCTCCAATTTCGGTGCGAATTTTCAAAAGCAGGGATCTTTAAATTTACCACAAACACTTGGCCAGAAAATGGTGGATGAAGTTTGGAAAGATTTGCATAAAGATGTAAACTTTATCAAAGAACCAAACTTGCAGCCACAAGAAAAGCAACCAACTTTATGTGAAATGACACTAGAGGACTTCTTGCATAAAGCAGGGGTAGTTGGTGAAACGACACTAGAAAATAAATTAGCATCCGGGCTCAAAAACGTGAATTCGAATCAAGTTTTTCATCAAAACCCCGTTGTTAATGAGAGTAAACACGAAGATAAACGGCAGAAAATTATCCCAAAGCAGGCTGCTTTTAACTTCACCTCTTCTTTAAACGTAGTAACGAATCCTCAACTGGGTAGTTTTGTAAGCGGGAAAAAATCTTTATCAAATTTGTTCCAAAATAGTAATTTGGAAACATCAACAACGAGTTATACGTATGGTGAACGCGTTGTTCATGAAAGGAAACGGAGTGGTATTTTGGAGAAAGTTGTTGAAAGAAGGCAGAAAAGGATGATTAAGAACAGGGAATCTGCTTCAAGGTCAAGGGCTCGTAAACAG GCATATACATTGGAACTGGAAGCAGAAGTTGCAAAACTGAAAGAACTCAACCACAAATTACTGAAGAAGCAG GAAGAAATCATGGAGTCACAGAAATTTCAG TTACCGGAGAAAGTAAAGTATTGGGGAAATAGGAGATTATGCCTACGAAGAACGTTAACAGGACCTTGGTAG